In Salvia miltiorrhiza cultivar Shanhuang (shh) chromosome 4, IMPLAD_Smil_shh, whole genome shotgun sequence, the DNA window ttatttatgggacaaaTTCCATTTTGGTTGTCCCAACATACATGGGACATTTCTATTTTAGGCAAAAATAAGGGATGGATGAAGCATTAAAATAGTCCCTAATTATCCTTAAATAAATCATaactctattctctctctctctctttctctctctctcattccccCTACCAGTCGCCGCCTGCTTCCCTTCTCTCTTCAAACACCACCGCCCGtcgcctccaccgccaccacTGCCCTCGCGCCCCCCCACCGCCCGGTCGCACCCGCGTCGCCGAAGGAGGGCGGCGCTGCCGACAAGAAAAAGAGGCGCGCCGTtcatcttctccttcctccAGCGCGCCGTTCATCTTCTCCTTCATCCCGCGTCGTCCTTCCACGTCGTCCACGTCCACCGTCCATCTTCTCCTTCCTCCAGCGCGCCGCCCTCCTCTAGGGTTCCGATTTATGGATTCGAGGGGAGGCCGTGGATTTGAGAATATAGGGCTCCGATTTGGGGATTTAATTTTGAAACTTGTTTGGAATTAATTTCGTTCTGGTTTCTGTAAAATTTGTTTGGTTTCTTCAATTTGATTTCTGAAAAATTTGTTTGGTTTCTTCGATTTCTTCGATTTGGTTTCtgcaatttcttcaattttgggaagaatttttaattttggttTGGTTTCTGCTATGGAGAGAGGGATGGGAGAGAGAGGACGGGGAGGGGGTGGGGACGGAGAGGAGCCGACGAGGCGGTGCTTGCCGGCGCCGCCGTGTACCGGTGAGGCAGAGAGGGAGTGTGTGTgactgtgtgtgtgttttaattaaaataacactacacatctaattcccttaattctactcttcttaatctccgtgcccaacagtgttgtcccataaataatgggacagagggagtaataatttacAACCTTAATAAAAATCTCAATCCTCATTATCCTCATTCTCACATTAgtaattcattattttcattattcattttcttttaaaccTCGTAATTgaaaaaccaaaataaatttaccagaagtatttcaaataaatatattctcATCATATTAAATTTGTATTAAATTTCACAATTCAGAATTTAAATAAACTAATTATTAAGAGTCCAACGTTCAAAAATCCacacaagatgatgctcaaaagttcGACGTTCAAAAGTCAGATGTCGTCTTTCGAGCTCTAAATGATGATATGGTCTTTTAGAGTTCAGCtgagatgatgcttagatgACAAATGAggttttaaattaattcttatcgataaatgtaaaaaatttgttcaaaattaataaatattttctataCACAATTGATAATAAATATGGCACATCAATCCCTCCATCATATCCTTcatcaaatttacatatttgttctttttgattttttctaaaattttcacTTTCACATCGACCTTTTTTAAAACTTAAtcaaacaaaaatttatataaagagaatttttattattacagCAAAAAGTTAACAGAATatggttgagattaatataatgttAACTATATTACatcaagttaaattaattaaaaaataatttgtataaaaataattatattataaaaaaataatactataaaataattaaattataattttttgtcAAATTTCAACTAGTCACGCGCTAATTATGTTAATTGCATCTCCTAATTTAGGCATGGCCCAATGAAAGCCCGATTGTGATCCCGCGCAAACAAATTAAATCTAAAACTTGTCACTGTGTTTAGACGACGAAATGTCGCAGCCAATTCGCGTCGACATTCTCTCCGACTCCGACTCCGACTCCGAACCCTGCGGTTATCGACGGAGTCTCAGAGACGAAGCCATTGACCTCACTACGCCGCCGCCATTCCCCCAATCTAAGAAGAAACAGAAAACCCACAACTTTTCAAACCCTAGTAACTCCACCGTCTTCATCATAGACGATGACCACACGCCATTTAAGTCAAATAGGCAATCCTCTCCCACTCCTTCGCCATTCTCCGATGCGTCCCTCGTCAAATGTTCTAGAGGGACATCCTCCTTTTCAGGTAATTTCATACTCGCCCTCGTATTTCTGTTTGTTGAATGTCATCTTTGAGTTGCCTGCAACCAGAGAGCCAGTGAGTAGAGGATGTTGGGCTCAATTggagttattatttttgtaaagaCAATGTTCTGTTTagcaacttgaagattctttgATTTCTGCATTTAGTGGCTTCGTGTTTCCTAGCAGAAGGTTTAGCTACTGAGCAACTTGTAGTTGCCGAAACTCCAATTTCTGAACTTTTGAAATCTGAGGTTGCGATCAGCAAGTGCAACACAAGAATCTCCACTGCCGAAGATGCTCGTCCTTTTATTACAAATCACAACTCTGGTGGTGAGTTTAAATTGTTCCTGTTTGCTTGCCTACCCATCAAGTTAGTTTAAGATATTATCATAGAATATACTCTATCATCTATGTTCTTCAATGAGTCAATCTTTCAAATCATGTGCCTGAGCGAAAAATTTGCCCTCTACATGCCTAGGATTAGAGGCACATAACATAATTTCTAGAGCTTTCTGATTCTCTGGAACATTGTTTTTTATCTAGAAGTTCTCCAGTTCTTACAATATGCCTTTCAACTTGTATTTTATGTCCTTCCATGATTTGTCATTTGTTATAAAATGATTATGAACTATCGTGTGCTTGTTGTTTGTTAGCAGTACATGCTTGGCTTACGCTTGGTCGCTATCTCATAATTTCTCTCAAGCAGTAGTTTGAAATCCTTATGCATAATCTCTTGGTTTaataacttacaatcatgttgatacatttttaaaattaaacactATATTTCTAGAGGCTGCTTTATTGGGGAAATTTCCCCTTTTACAACTCTTAAACAACTAAATGCAGTCTAACATGGATTATGTACTTGCAAGCTCTGTTTAGCCCTATAACTTGCAGTTCTTGTAGTCATATGTATGTTTTGTTTTAGAAATCAAGGGATGGATATGTGTGGAGTCAGATGATGAATCTGAAGATCTTGGCGAAATTGGAGCTTTGAAGGATAATCCAAGTACTTTTGCTGCTAAATTGGCAGATGAGACAGAATTTCCCCCGAGATTGGTCGAGTCCTCCTCATTTTCTTGTGGTACTGATATCCATCTGATTCTAGATGCTATCATATCATTTAAAGCACTCTActtgagcaattttttttttcaaaaaaaagaaagaaaagaaaaacaaactaTTGAATTGCTCATAATTGATTTTCAGCAACTTCCTTTCAACTACAAAGGAAAGCCACACAGAACCCAGTTAGAACGCACATCTTAGAAGGCTGTTCAACTCCTGGAACATCAGAAGATGGCATATCTGAGGTTGGTTACTCTGATGCTTGTGATATCACCACTAGCTTGCAATTCAAATTAGTTCATTGAGAACCGGAGCTCTTatatgttttgatggatgagCTTTGCTCACAGATTGAGGATTGCATGCAAGAATGTATTTTCCTTTGCATCTATTCACCTTTAAAATACAAATCATGCAGGTTTTAACAACattaaaatgcaatttcatgctCTTAACGAATATCTCATCTCTCTAACTGAAAAGGGAAAATTGTGGTGCTTGGAGATAGCATTAATCGATACCTGTTGATTCAAAATTTCCACTTTCTTCTGTTCATATCCTGCATAAAGCACGCTTATGTGGTTTCTGGAGATAAAAGTATATAAAATCGGGAGAATTATGAGAATACATCTGCAACTTCCTTTTGCATATTTCTATATCTATTGCTGTTGTTTCTCTGATATGCTATGGCCATCTATGGAAATTGGCAGCATACTGAAGCAACTAAGATTATTTGTGGATAATTGATATTGTTTTTTCCTGCCTCTGCCTCAAGTCTATACTTCATACTTGTGTTGTTTGCAAGTCATATTTTTGTTAGTGATGGTGATGTTTAATATGCCTTGTTGCAAAAGATGTTTTTGCTTCAAAACTTCTGTTCAGGATGTCTTTATCCTTTTGAATGGCTTTAATAAAGATCCAATGTAGGCACGTGCCAATCCTGATGACTAAGCTAGTAAACTAGACACTGCGGCTCAGATTTTGAATCAACAGGTTAACAACACATGTTTCttgaaagagaaaaagaaaagagatgaAACGGTGAAATTAAAGAGGACAGCGAAGGAGGAAAGACATCGTCTGatggaagaaaagaaaaggctcAAAGAAGTAAGTCCTTGCACACAATCTCATATAAATATGCTTATTAAGAGATGGCTCCCTCTCTTCTTTGAAGTTATCAGATGGTTAATATCTGCACTACTTGATTTTTCTTAAAATAGCAAGAGAAGTTGCTTAAAGCTGCTTCAAAGGCTGAGGCAGCTGAGATGAAGAAACGGGAGAAGGAATTGCAGAAATGGGAAAAGGGTAAATATGCTCTCAAATCCATTGTTGCTGAGATTGATAAAAAAGTCGTTGAACTGGGATCAATTGGAGGTGGGATATTTGTTTATTTCATATTACCATCTGTTGGAAAGATTacattttttgttttgcttcttttttttacttttctaacttaaaaaaaaatttgggtcACTTAATTTTGCTAGGTGCCTAAGCTAGTTTGTTACTTTCTTAGTTTAGGACATCTTCTCACTAGATTTGCTGAAAAGGGGCTCTCATATCGGATAACTTCAAATCCAGTAGAAAGAACTATTGTATGGAATATGGCCGTTCCTGATGAAATTTCTCAGGTAATTATTTGCTTCACTAGCTCTTCTATTACCATGAAATCTATGTACATATACCAGTCTTTTATGTGTGCAATGTAAGGATACACAGTTTAACTAGCATATTGTTTTTCTTATTTCTATTTCCTCAGCTCTCTTATCTGATGTCTCTCTTGCCCTAGTTTCTTGTTTTTTGTCTTCCAATTTAAGTTGAGCTCTTGATTCCACAAGAATAAGGATTATGGGATACTATCCTTTTCTGCCTCATTATCTATATCTTTAGCATTACTCAAGAAATCATAAAGATGTCATTACAAGTGAATGTTAACTTATGCGACTCTAGCTTAAAAAGTTAAGGCAATTTGCTTGTTTTTATATGTCTTTTGTATGTAGAATTGTAGTTCCAtgttaattatgattttaatgACATTACTGATCTTTAGTTCTAGTTCTCATGTTGCCTCATTGAATATCCTATTTGTGTGCTATTCATTTGCGTTTTAAAATCTTTAATAACAATCTGGAAAATGAACAGCATATTATTATTGTCTCAATTATATTTCATACATGTGTTGCATTATGATTCTGTTGGTGATCACTGCAACATGCTCCTACTTAATTTCTATCTTGTCATATAAGACTGTATTACTCCTGTCAAATTATTATTACCAGATTTGGAGTTTAAACAGCTTCAATCAAGATTGACTTTGTAAGTATTATATTTGCAGATTGCTCCTGAAAGAATTATGATCTCATATATACTAGTTGTATATGAGGCTGAAGAGTTCTGTAACCTTGTCGTAAATGAGTCTCTGATGGATCATATTCAGAGTGTTCAACATCGTTATCCTCATCACACTATATGTTACGTCACAAATAAGCTTATGGCTTATATCAATAAAAGGTTAGCAGTGATCTTATCTAATACCGAAAATGCACAGCATTTTTGTACTACATGGCCATTTTATTGTGAATGCATTCAGGACATTTAAGAATTTGAGCATATCATAATTACTGAGGTTATGAGTTTTGTTTGTTCTTTTACTGTCATCTACCCGTCCCCCCCCTCCCCCGGTAAAGGAAAGACTAAAGAGAAAGACATGAAATGTCTTGTTGGTTTAGACATTTTCTTTCTATTATACCACTAAATGATCTGCATGTTTAAATTCAATCTGCTATCTCCACTTAAAGATATCTAATAAATTGCGTTTTTTATGCtttgtttttatgttttcaaTGTAACATAGCTATTTTTAATGGTGCTGCTGGTGCAGGGAACAAGCACAGTACAAGAACCCTGCTAACAACTGTGGTTGGAAGCGACCTGTTGTAGAGGAGGTTACTGAAACAATATACTTGGATAGAAATGAATGATGTGCCATGATTTATCTTATGGGAATTTCGAACTGAATAAACCAATTTTCTTTTCTAGGTCTTCGCAAAATTTGCCACCCATTTTTCTAAAGTACATTCAAGGCAGTGTGTTGATGAAGCTGAATTAGCTGAACACGTGGTTGGTCTAACTTGCAGCCTTGCAAATTGCCAATTTAGGTGACTCGGAATTGTTTATTTTTTGCTGGAGAAGTaaaatatatgtatgcatgCTGGTCTGCATCGATATGAATTTCAATATGAGGATGATTTAGTGCTAATTGCAGTGTATTAAGTGCACAAATATATGCTTGCTTTGTAATGCTGTGATACTCTTGATACATCCAAAGGGTACGCATAAAATTCTTCATTTGGTTGTTTCAATATGGTGTGCCCTCTATACGATAAGCATCATATCAACTCTCCAAGAAGGCTTATTACTTAAGTTTGGAATATTTAATTCGTTCAGTCCAAAGCATCCAATAATAAACCTAATGGTAGAAATTGACTATCATCAGTGTAGATTATAGTTATGCTTAACCTCATATCCTCTGATTTTTAATACAGGAAAAGACTGACGCGGTTTTCAGTTAATGCAAATGGATCTGCTATCCCTAAAGATTGTGTTGATAAGAACTTAATTAAGAAGAATTTGTGGTAAGTACTTCATCCAAACCAAATGAACAAATTATTTGTCATCCTCAGGAAGTTCAATatcatatatacatattttttcaaAGTTTGACCTTGTTATAGGATCATATTGGAATACGTGCTCCTTGTTAGTAATATAGAGTTGTCAGCTTTGTCTTTTGTAAGAACTGTTTGCCTAAATGGTCATCTTTTAGGTTTAGTAAATATAATAACCTTTAATCTGTACTTTTAGTCTTTGAGCCTTGTGGGCTAGGCATACTTTTCTTGAAATGTCTTAACTATGTACGTGCTATAGCCTATTGGTAATAGTTATGGGTAACGATGTATCAGATTCAGTTGAGCTGCTTATTACTACTAAACACTCGGTTATTGAACTTCAAATTGCACCTGCTGTAACTCTGGTTGGAGATTTTTCAATTAAAAGATTCAAATTCTTGAAATTTGCCTAATTATAGCGGACTCAGAATCAGTTATAACTTGTATGTTGTATATGTGTATctactcaaaagaaaaaaaactaaacaGGAAAGTCCCACATAGACTCGTAGCATGTGTGTGCGTTTGCTATTGTTATGTTTAAATTTTATGGCTATCAGCCTCTTTTGGAACCTCTCTTGTTACCATTCGGCGTTTGTTTTTAAACTATTGTTTTGGTACCGTATCAGATAAGGGGTTGACATTTACAGTTCATTTCATGATTTCATGATGCAGGCTAAAGGCACTGGTAGCTATCCCTAAGGTGCAGCCACGATTCGCTATGGCTATATGGAAGAAATATCCCACAATGAAATCTCTTTTAAGAGTTTACATGAATCCAACAAAATCTGTGAGTCTTGCACATGAGAAATATGTGCTTTCTCCTTTTGATGCAAAATCTCAAACCTTGTATCTTTTGAAAACTACCAGGTTCATGAGAAGGAATTTCTGCTCAAGGACTTAACTACAGAAGGCTTACTCGGTGATGATAGACGACTGGGTGAGGTTTGTTCGAAGAGAATCTACAGAATCCTTATGGCTCAATGCGGAAACATCAAGACAGATGATGTTGAGAACGGGGCTGATTTCTTTAATCTCTAATAGTTGAGGTCAGCAACTTGTGTATATTCACTTTCTTCACTAAGTTATGAGACCATCTCATAAACATAAAGCTGCTACTGTAGTAGCAGACATCTTGCCTTTGCAAAGTGAAGCATGTCTTATCCCCGCCAACTCATGTTACTCATCAACCTGTTCTGCAACTACTTGTTTCTTCACATACTGCTATGTGTTATAATTTCTTGGAGATACAAGTAGGATTGAAAATGAACCCAACCACTTGCAAATTATTTGAAGCTTGacttgaaaaaaaattgttcatttTGTAAATGAGCTGAGCTCTAGTGTGCTTGTGTTCGACTTGTAGACTTGCGAACAAGTTTGGCTCAAGCTTAAACAAGGTAGTTCGCGAATTAGTGATGCCTAGATCAACCCTAAATTGACCCAGAGTCGACGGTTTGGGCTCGGACCATTGACCACGGTCCGATTACGGGCCTAAGATGTGTGAACCGAAAACCGGTGGTTAACCACTGAGCTGGATCACCGATTAACCGTCCAAAATCAgcgattttttggttttttttattttatttttattttttttacatgcaaatttgatattaattattaatgtaGTGCtagtaaatttttttattaactatAGTTTACTTGTTCAATTTTGTAacttgaaaattataatttatttgtacatgtaaattataatttttttactttaaatttaataaaaatgcaaattttattaaattttgggtGTTAAAGTATAATTTTATTCCGTTTATAgttttttcaacaattttgtTATACGTAATGCATTAAATAATGtaatttaataagaaaaatatacaaatacataaaaaaatatttaaaaaaatagaaaaatcgcCGGTATGGCCCTTGAACTCATGGTTTTTGGCCCGGCTTGGAATCGTCGGTTCAAGGGCAGGAATCGGCCCTTCTCAATCTCTTCAAGGGTAGGTTATGGTTCACGTTTTCGTTGAACCATGAACCGACGGTTCAGGCCCGAAACTGGCGGTTTCGGGCGCTTGGGCATCACTATTACGAATATTGTAAATGGGTTGCTTGCGAATTTGTTcatgtaaaataaattatatatatatatataggggaaggctaaaataagaacgctttttaaaatataaattaggaaccattttcagcccttagatcatcaagatctacggttgattcatcaccttgttggataaattcatggtcctgagttcgaatcccaaaggtagcaaaaaattatttttcgcaattcatgcctttatacagtttattcatgcgtgttatatataaaattcatgcatttttgctggttcgtaattcttaaaataagggtggtttattgaataaccgctccctatatatatatatatatatatatatatatatatatatatatatatatatatatatggtgtggttctagagagaactacattatttgtgagaacgggagaaccatcaaatctaatgcatccactgtaaaaattaatgcattcgctgttaaaattaatgcactaaaaaaattaaaaaaaaaatgctcccttcaggattcgaacccaggatctgcattcatccaacaagatgatgcatccaccgtagatcttgatgatcgaatggctgaaaatggttctccggtcttcttttatttatggttctttcttgaacctctccctatatatatatatatatatatatatatatatatatatatataggaatgggatcatatagatcccaatgcttataatagatccctagatccaaatcttgaccacacatttatgacatgtggcgcatcaagatggtgacacgtggcaaggattccaaggcaaaatctggaggggtaaaattggaatgtaattttcggatttaataattaaaaaaaaatatattttttttagattttctcaaaatagatatattttagatgcatatagtttcacacaaagatgcataaagtttttcacatgaaatgcataactttgaacagaaaaatgcatttaatttttccagttttggtattttcaccaccccaccccataccaccccccaatccagcccacaccaccccccaaccctccccattaccaccccccaaaaatatgcatgtttcacatgcatataaaatcaaacaaaaatgcataaagttttcacataaaaatgcattaaattatacaaaaaaatgcatttcattttaataaatctggtagtttcgccaccccacccctgcccctgccccctgcccccccaccccacccacccccccacccccacccccccccaaaaaaattttttttttttttttttcaaaaactgattttctaattgctggcccacccccacccaccccccacccccacccccccaccccccccaaaaaaatttttatttttttattttttaaaaaactgattttcaaaaaaaaaaattttttttgggggggggggtgggtgggtgggtgggggggtcagtggtcagaaaatcagtttttgagaaaataaaaaaataaaaaaaaaaatttttttggtgggggggggtgggtgggtgggggggtgggggtgggtcagtggtcagaaaatcagtttttaaaaaaaaaaaaaaaattttttttttttgggggtgggggggtgggtgggggtggggttctggggtggggtggggttctggggtgtggggggtggggttggggtggggtgaaatcttatgcatatttatatgaaagtttatgcatttttatatgaaagttcatgcattctcgtatgaaactttatgcatctaaaatatacatattttgagaaaatataatttttttttttttttgaatttcgaaaattacattccaattttacccctctccagattttgccttgaaatgccttgccacgtgtcaccatcttgatgcgccacatgtcataaatgtgtggtctagatttggatctacggatctattataagcatagggatccaccggaacccaaccctatatatata includes these proteins:
- the LOC131021689 gene encoding crossover junction endonuclease EME1B-like isoform X1, with the translated sequence MSQPIRVDILSDSDSDSEPCGYRRSLRDEAIDLTTPPPFPQSKKKQKTHNFSNPSNSTVFIIDDDHTPFKSNRQSSPTPSPFSDASLVKCSRGTSSFSVASCFLAEGLATEQLVVAETPISELLKSEVAISKCNTRISTAEDARPFITNHNSGEIKGWICVESDDESEDLGEIGALKDNPSTFAAKLADETEFPPRLVESSSFSCATSFQLQRKATQNPVRTHILEGCSTPGTSEDGISEVNNTCFLKEKKKRDETVKLKRTAKEERHRLMEEKKRLKEQEKLLKAASKAEAAEMKKREKELQKWEKGKYALKSIVAEIDKKVVELGSIGGHLLTRFAEKGLSYRITSNPVERTIVWNMAVPDEISQIAPERIMISYILVVYEAEEFCNLVVNESLMDHIQSVQHRYPHHTICYVTNKLMAYINKREQAQYKNPANNCGWKRPVVEEVFAKFATHFSKVHSRQCVDEAELAEHVVGLTCSLANCQFRKRLTRFSVNANGSAIPKDCVDKNLIKKNLWLKALVAIPKVQPRFAMAIWKKYPTMKSLLRVYMNPTKSVHEKEFLLKDLTTEGLLGDDRRLGEVCSKRIYRILMAQCGNIKTDDVENGADFFNL
- the LOC131021689 gene encoding crossover junction endonuclease EME1B-like isoform X2, giving the protein MSQPIRVDILSDSDSDSEPCGYRRSLRDEAIDLTTPPPFPQSKKKQKTHNFSNPSNSTVFIIDDDHTPFKSNRQSSPTPSPFSDASLVKCSRGTSSFSEGLATEQLVVAETPISELLKSEVAISKCNTRISTAEDARPFITNHNSGEIKGWICVESDDESEDLGEIGALKDNPSTFAAKLADETEFPPRLVESSSFSCATSFQLQRKATQNPVRTHILEGCSTPGTSEDGISEVNNTCFLKEKKKRDETVKLKRTAKEERHRLMEEKKRLKEQEKLLKAASKAEAAEMKKREKELQKWEKGKYALKSIVAEIDKKVVELGSIGGHLLTRFAEKGLSYRITSNPVERTIVWNMAVPDEISQIAPERIMISYILVVYEAEEFCNLVVNESLMDHIQSVQHRYPHHTICYVTNKLMAYINKREQAQYKNPANNCGWKRPVVEEVFAKFATHFSKVHSRQCVDEAELAEHVVGLTCSLANCQFRKRLTRFSVNANGSAIPKDCVDKNLIKKNLWLKALVAIPKVQPRFAMAIWKKYPTMKSLLRVYMNPTKSVHEKEFLLKDLTTEGLLGDDRRLGEVCSKRIYRILMAQCGNIKTDDVENGADFFNL